The Leptospirillum ferriphilum genome has a segment encoding these proteins:
- a CDS encoding lytic transglycosylase domain-containing protein gives MFFSRFRLRWTALFLFTLASHGLLTGPVAMALPMKEKGGWSYYMAVLGAVTRNDSVSARRLLSGMNKADLSRLPPLYRNRLAVLKFWYFPPATFSGQALRKMNRTGRGIADVLFWHAMNEPAVPASRRPGLRRKFARMYPFSPFASGPGRSGKNTARALWQRSLVSVKEGDTLTAVSLWKKLVASHPLSPESGLAMMRLGTAGETGDVLIPRWEALASMGMGALASGEISYYLALGPPFPYRDLATILRSVELARENHRFRARKLLSALTREKGPRLLGLLEATRCQLYRRPEVSESCIGDFLSRFPDSIAGRRLVNGFLRQQLALGNGMVPPGWKPPAVLMSTGPGQDSLWLYGLAAFLSGRRDEAQDAWAELEQDLSGEKRTSGFRLARVRYFLGRLSFLNGEKSEARSFYKKVISEAPDTPYAMWATLACRSDCPPLDVRLHRPDKGRRSLSRADRNRILTLVQMGLWAPALLMTEMRMDGGHLGQRIFRYGSLDMSVFPEERYRVIREVIPLDPPGIHLIRAEKVNGFVLEGVRRSGVDPEWAISIARQESRFMEESLSIDGALGIMQLMPPTALSVARSSGDPVYQTIRRNLGKIRVPENNSYLGGLYLRRLMGHYPKNPERAVASYNAGMHSVVRWKGLENQDWDFFVEGIPFQETRRYDREVLWNYLFIHRSHLLRKEG, from the coding sequence ATGTTCTTCAGTAGATTCCGGCTCCGGTGGACCGCTCTTTTCCTGTTCACACTGGCATCTCATGGGCTTTTGACTGGTCCTGTTGCCATGGCCCTTCCTATGAAGGAAAAAGGAGGGTGGTCCTATTACATGGCGGTCCTTGGGGCGGTGACCCGGAATGACTCTGTTTCTGCCAGGCGTCTTCTTTCAGGAATGAACAAGGCGGACCTTTCCCGGTTGCCGCCTCTTTACCGGAATCGCCTTGCCGTTCTGAAATTCTGGTATTTTCCGCCGGCAACGTTTTCCGGACAAGCGCTCAGAAAAATGAACCGGACGGGAAGGGGGATCGCGGATGTCCTGTTCTGGCACGCGATGAACGAACCTGCTGTTCCGGCTTCCCGCCGTCCGGGATTGAGACGTAAATTTGCCCGCATGTACCCTTTTTCCCCTTTTGCTTCGGGTCCGGGACGCTCCGGAAAGAACACCGCACGGGCTCTCTGGCAGCGCTCGCTTGTTTCCGTAAAAGAAGGAGACACCCTGACGGCTGTTTCCCTCTGGAAGAAGCTTGTGGCAAGTCATCCCCTGTCCCCCGAAAGTGGTCTTGCCATGATGCGTCTCGGGACGGCCGGTGAGACCGGAGATGTGCTGATTCCACGTTGGGAAGCCCTCGCTTCCATGGGGATGGGTGCCCTCGCCTCCGGGGAGATCAGCTATTATCTGGCGCTCGGACCTCCTTTCCCTTACCGCGACCTGGCGACAATTCTTCGGAGCGTTGAACTGGCGAGGGAAAATCACCGGTTCCGTGCAAGAAAGCTTCTTTCCGCACTGACCCGGGAGAAGGGGCCCCGTCTTCTTGGCCTCCTCGAAGCCACCCGATGTCAGCTGTATCGTCGCCCTGAAGTTTCGGAGTCCTGTATTGGGGATTTTCTATCCCGATTTCCGGATTCAATAGCCGGAAGGCGCCTGGTCAACGGTTTTTTACGCCAGCAGCTGGCTCTTGGGAACGGGATGGTTCCTCCCGGATGGAAGCCGCCGGCTGTCCTGATGTCGACGGGACCCGGCCAAGACAGCCTGTGGCTCTATGGACTGGCCGCCTTTCTCTCGGGAAGAAGAGATGAGGCGCAGGACGCCTGGGCGGAACTGGAACAGGACCTCTCCGGGGAAAAGCGGACTTCAGGATTCCGTTTGGCCCGCGTCCGCTACTTTTTGGGAAGACTGTCCTTTTTGAACGGTGAGAAATCAGAGGCGCGATCTTTTTATAAAAAAGTCATTTCCGAAGCTCCGGACACTCCCTATGCGATGTGGGCAACTCTGGCCTGCCGGTCAGATTGTCCTCCGCTGGACGTTCGTCTCCATCGTCCCGACAAGGGACGCCGCTCCCTCAGCAGGGCCGACCGGAATCGCATCCTGACCCTTGTCCAGATGGGGCTCTGGGCCCCCGCTCTGCTGATGACAGAAATGCGCATGGATGGAGGACATCTCGGGCAGAGAATTTTCCGGTACGGAAGTCTGGACATGTCCGTCTTTCCGGAGGAGCGCTACCGGGTTATCCGGGAAGTCATTCCTCTTGATCCACCGGGCATTCATCTGATCCGGGCAGAAAAAGTGAACGGATTTGTTCTGGAAGGCGTCCGTCGGTCCGGGGTGGATCCGGAATGGGCCATCTCCATTGCTCGGCAGGAAAGCCGGTTTATGGAGGAATCCCTCTCCATTGATGGAGCACTCGGAATCATGCAGCTGATGCCGCCAACGGCGCTTTCGGTTGCCCGTTCTTCAGGGGATCCCGTCTATCAGACGATCAGGAGAAATCTGGGGAAGATTCGTGTCCCCGAAAACAACAGCTATCTGGGAGGGTTGTATCTCCGGCGCCTCATGGGACATTATCCGAAAAATCCGGAGAGGGCAGTCGCTTCCTACAATGCCGGAATGCATTCGGTTGTCCGCTGGAAAGGGCTGGAAAATCAGGACTGGGACTTTTTTGTCGAGGGAATTCCGTTTCAAGAAACACGGCGATATGATCGGGAAGTTCTGTGGAATTACCTGTTCATTCATCGTTCGCACCTTTTGCGCAAGGAAGGTTAA
- a CDS encoding polyprenyl synthetase family protein, giving the protein MADSQPVAIEAYLNRCKYAVEQFLESLFVKELGTDYGTLAESMRYSLLAGGKRIRPVLAMAAMEALDRDPIPCIPLLAPLELIHTYSLIHDDLPSMDDDSLRRGKPTNHVIYGDATAILAGDALLTHAFTLLSDPDYDKLVSFEIRLKIIHELSVGAGINGMVGGQQMDIASEGKALNLSSLEFLHQHKTGALIRASLRIGALLGKASSSDFERLDRYGQAVGIAFQIADDLLDVEGDAALLGKAAQKDQDRHKNTYPGLMGVEKARNMARHKLNEALEAIGSFGEKAKHLRELASYIIERRN; this is encoded by the coding sequence GTGGCAGATTCACAACCTGTGGCGATTGAAGCCTATCTGAACCGGTGTAAATATGCGGTGGAACAGTTTCTGGAGTCCCTGTTCGTGAAAGAGCTGGGCACAGACTACGGGACTCTTGCCGAATCCATGCGGTATAGTTTGCTGGCGGGAGGGAAAAGAATTCGTCCTGTTCTGGCCATGGCGGCAATGGAGGCTCTTGACAGGGATCCCATCCCATGTATTCCTTTATTAGCCCCACTGGAATTGATCCACACCTATTCCCTGATCCATGATGATCTCCCGTCGATGGATGACGATTCTCTCCGGCGAGGCAAGCCTACCAATCATGTTATTTATGGTGATGCAACGGCTATTCTGGCCGGAGATGCCTTACTGACACATGCCTTTACCCTGTTGTCTGACCCCGATTATGATAAGCTCGTCTCCTTTGAAATCCGCCTGAAAATCATTCATGAGCTATCCGTGGGGGCCGGAATTAATGGGATGGTTGGCGGTCAGCAGATGGACATTGCTTCTGAAGGAAAGGCACTGAATCTGTCTTCTCTGGAATTTCTGCATCAGCACAAGACAGGTGCCCTGATCCGGGCTTCTTTGCGAATTGGAGCATTGCTCGGAAAAGCCTCTTCTTCCGACTTTGAACGGCTGGACCGTTACGGACAAGCTGTTGGCATCGCTTTCCAGATTGCCGATGATCTGCTTGATGTGGAAGGAGACGCTGCACTTCTCGGTAAAGCGGCCCAAAAGGACCAGGACCGCCACAAGAATACTTATCCGGGGTTGATGGGCGTGGAAAAAGCACGCAATATGGCCCGTCATAAACTGAACGAAGCGCTGGAGGCTATCGGCTCGTTTGGCGAAAAAGCGAAACACCTGCGCGAGCTGGCGAGCTATATCATAGAAAGAAGGAATTGA
- the xseA gene encoding exodeoxyribonuclease VII large subunit, with the protein MKATGTLDFQNDIRTVFTVSELTEGIGLAIEGAFPGFLHVEGEVSNLKESSSGHAYFTLKDSSSQIRGVFFRGQRRNDRFLPRDGDQVLATGRLTLYRPRGEYQIVVHAMEPAGIGKFFLEFRRVQHKLQEEGLLRADRKRPLPSYPFKIALVTSLKGAVVWDFLRIAESRNPSVSIVILPVRVQGEGAVEDIVDALTQRIPRLEALDAVVIARGGGSIEDLWPFNSERLARTILSCPVPVVSAVGHETNVTIADLVSDLRVATPSEAAEKLVPHSGELQRRIKGAFDRLTHVLLNELRKENLRYFRARDRLFLWPHQIVSCHQRRERSEGRLISIVERKNHAFSMERQEIHQRLEQTVFHLLRQKRAFLEKTASRIKTPYALYVLKRERQESLKGRLQANIARVFSVSSRSREGVQERLLKSMSNRLEEFRSIHRKLTERLQAATPFSALEKGFAILFHAHDRTLVSPARLPHSGEILLARIPGFEIGLEVRSVETWTGDGR; encoded by the coding sequence ATGAAGGCGACAGGTACCCTGGATTTCCAGAATGATATCCGGACCGTCTTTACGGTGTCTGAGCTAACGGAGGGGATCGGTCTTGCCATCGAAGGAGCTTTCCCGGGATTCCTTCACGTGGAAGGGGAGGTTTCGAACCTGAAAGAGTCGTCCTCCGGACATGCCTATTTTACCCTGAAAGATTCTTCCTCTCAGATTCGGGGAGTTTTCTTCCGGGGACAGCGGAGAAATGACCGGTTCCTCCCCAGAGACGGAGACCAGGTTCTGGCCACAGGTCGATTAACTTTATACCGTCCTCGCGGAGAGTACCAGATTGTCGTCCACGCGATGGAGCCTGCGGGGATCGGAAAGTTTTTTCTCGAATTCCGTCGGGTGCAGCACAAGCTGCAGGAGGAAGGCCTTCTTCGAGCCGACCGGAAGCGACCTCTTCCGTCCTATCCTTTCAAGATCGCGCTCGTGACTTCTCTAAAAGGGGCTGTCGTCTGGGACTTTCTTCGAATCGCGGAGTCCAGAAACCCGTCTGTTTCGATCGTGATTCTTCCCGTTCGTGTGCAAGGGGAAGGCGCGGTGGAGGATATTGTGGACGCGTTGACCCAGAGGATTCCCCGGCTGGAAGCTCTCGATGCCGTCGTGATTGCCCGGGGTGGAGGAAGCATCGAGGACCTTTGGCCGTTCAACAGTGAACGGCTGGCCCGAACGATTCTGTCCTGCCCGGTGCCGGTTGTTTCTGCTGTCGGTCATGAAACCAATGTCACCATTGCGGACCTTGTCTCCGACCTCCGTGTGGCGACTCCATCGGAAGCCGCGGAAAAGCTCGTCCCTCACTCCGGAGAGCTCCAGAGGAGAATCAAGGGAGCTTTTGACCGTCTCACACACGTTCTTCTGAACGAGTTGAGGAAGGAAAACCTTCGCTATTTTCGAGCGAGGGACCGGCTATTCCTCTGGCCGCATCAGATTGTCTCCTGCCACCAGCGCCGAGAGAGAAGTGAAGGCCGTTTGATCTCGATTGTGGAAAGAAAAAATCATGCCTTTTCTATGGAAAGGCAAGAAATTCATCAGCGTCTGGAACAAACTGTTTTTCATCTGCTGAGACAAAAGAGGGCTTTTCTGGAAAAGACAGCATCCAGAATCAAGACTCCCTATGCTCTTTACGTCCTCAAGAGAGAAAGACAGGAATCACTTAAGGGACGATTGCAGGCAAACATCGCGAGAGTTTTCTCTGTTTCCTCCCGCAGCCGGGAAGGGGTGCAGGAGAGGTTGCTCAAGTCCATGAGTAACCGGCTGGAGGAGTTCCGGTCGATACACCGGAAGCTCACCGAACGTCTCCAGGCGGCAACTCCTTTTTCGGCTCTTGAAAAAGGTTTTGCGATTCTCTTTCATGCGCATGATCGGACGCTGGTTTCTCCAGCCCGTTTGCCGCATTCCGGAGAAATTCTTCTGGCCCGAATTCCTGGTTTCGAAATCGGACTGGAAGTTCGATCAGTCGAGACCTGGACAGGTGACGGGAGGTAA
- a CDS encoding AAA family ATPase, whose amino-acid sequence MKSLFEPASQKPLCSLLFPDRPEEFLGQPHLMGEGGILRRLIAVRSFRSMVIHGPPGCGKSAFVHLLQKVLPFHFEVVRAGEASGGDLKKAMDRGVSYRQSGQDCLLVIEEIDRFTRTQQDVLVPALERGDLLLLGLSFDNPLRTLLPPLSSRLLLFSFQPLSPEDLLTLLERGRQFLEKRDRSPVSISPEAASLLVRRSGGDGRKLLLLFEALVISRKDHGEGTGVQIGLSEVHGMEAGSGGIFYDKEQHYDLISAFIKSIRNHDPDSSIHYLARMIESGEDPVFISRRLVILAAEDIGLANPHALTVAVSCLEAVRSIGMPEGRIVLAEASLYLALSPKSNSAYRAIDRAIHEVREGFLPAVPFFFRNVSPSAVIQSGAFPEKRDPYLYPPDSPNGVSPQSGLPEGHTLYSPPERLVGEESEMVKRLESWHRQKRNPEEHGK is encoded by the coding sequence ATGAAGTCTCTCTTTGAGCCTGCGTCTCAAAAACCGCTTTGTTCTCTTCTTTTTCCGGACCGTCCGGAAGAATTTCTCGGGCAACCCCATCTCATGGGGGAAGGCGGGATTCTTCGACGTTTGATTGCCGTTCGATCTTTCCGTTCCATGGTCATTCATGGACCTCCAGGATGTGGAAAGTCCGCTTTTGTCCATTTGCTGCAGAAGGTACTTCCGTTCCATTTTGAGGTTGTCCGGGCCGGTGAGGCTTCGGGGGGGGACCTGAAGAAAGCAATGGACAGAGGAGTCTCCTACCGTCAGTCGGGGCAGGATTGTTTGCTGGTGATCGAAGAGATCGATCGTTTTACCCGGACCCAGCAGGATGTTCTGGTACCGGCTCTAGAAAGAGGGGACCTGCTTCTTCTTGGTCTCTCCTTTGACAATCCCCTCAGGACACTCCTTCCGCCCCTCTCTTCCCGCCTGCTTCTGTTTTCCTTTCAGCCGCTTTCCCCGGAAGATCTTCTGACTCTTCTGGAAAGGGGCAGACAATTTCTGGAAAAACGAGACAGATCTCCCGTGAGTATTTCCCCGGAAGCCGCATCCTTATTGGTCCGGCGTTCCGGAGGAGACGGGAGAAAACTTTTGCTTCTTTTTGAGGCTCTGGTGATATCCAGAAAAGATCATGGGGAAGGGACGGGCGTTCAAATCGGCTTGTCGGAAGTCCATGGGATGGAGGCCGGCTCCGGAGGGATTTTTTACGACAAGGAACAGCATTACGACCTGATATCGGCTTTTATCAAAAGCATTCGCAATCACGATCCGGACTCCTCGATTCATTATCTGGCGCGTATGATTGAGTCCGGGGAGGATCCTGTTTTTATATCGAGGCGATTGGTCATTCTGGCGGCAGAGGATATCGGTCTCGCCAATCCCCATGCACTGACTGTGGCGGTTTCCTGTCTGGAGGCCGTGCGGTCGATCGGGATGCCGGAAGGACGAATTGTCCTTGCCGAAGCAAGCCTGTATCTGGCATTGTCACCAAAAAGTAATTCTGCTTACAGGGCAATAGACAGGGCAATACACGAAGTCCGGGAGGGGTTTTTACCCGCTGTGCCGTTTTTTTTCCGAAACGTTTCTCCTTCCGCTGTCATCCAGTCGGGAGCCTTTCCCGAGAAGAGAGATCCTTACCTCTATCCTCCGGATTCGCCAAACGGAGTGTCTCCGCAGTCAGGGCTTCCCGAAGGGCATACGCTCTATTCTCCTCCGGAACGATTGGTGGGGGAAGAGTCCGAAATGGTGAAAAGGCTGGAAAGCTGGCATCGTCAGAAGAGGAACCCGGAGGAACATGGAAAATAA
- the rny gene encoding ribonuclease Y — translation MVTAIMILGAGLLGGLAGVWTGFFWANARSSGQVRENRKIAADVLEEAARIKESRIKEAELEAREAAFRIRVSAEEEVALKKQESSRRDQQISIREAECAHEKQKLEQSRQELSRKMEEVRSREKQLEARENEIAHSLSLQHQKMEEISGLSLGEARDRLLKEAEELIRSDAARLAQKVEREFRENAVRKAREVMTLAIQRYANDHVAETSISVVPIQSEDVKGRIIGREGRNIRAFQQATGVDLIIDDTPDAIIISGFDPHRREVARLALEKLLQDGRVHPARIEEVVEKIRRELDQTLQEEAEKVAFDLGISDIHPEILKLVGRLKFRTSYGQNNLLHAREVAYLCSMMASELGLNPKLAKRAGFLHDIGKSLTHEGEGSHPLLGAEAAKKYGESPEVINAIQSHHGDVEPICLESILVAASDAISAARPGARRESMDAYLKRLEKLEGIANSFKGVEKSYAIQAGREIRIIVRQDEVSDEDLAVVSREIAKKIEAELKYPGQIKVTVIRENRIVEYAR, via the coding sequence ATGGTCACGGCCATTATGATTTTGGGGGCAGGCCTTCTCGGAGGTCTTGCAGGCGTCTGGACAGGTTTTTTTTGGGCGAATGCCCGATCGAGTGGACAAGTTCGGGAAAACCGGAAAATAGCGGCGGATGTTCTGGAAGAAGCAGCCCGTATCAAGGAATCCAGGATCAAGGAAGCGGAACTCGAAGCCCGGGAAGCGGCTTTTCGTATCCGTGTTTCGGCCGAAGAAGAAGTGGCTCTGAAAAAACAGGAGTCATCCCGGCGCGACCAGCAGATTTCAATCCGGGAAGCGGAGTGCGCTCACGAGAAGCAGAAACTCGAGCAATCTCGTCAGGAACTCTCCCGGAAAATGGAAGAAGTCCGTTCCCGGGAAAAGCAGCTGGAGGCGCGTGAGAATGAAATTGCACATTCTCTTTCCCTTCAGCATCAGAAAATGGAAGAAATTTCCGGATTGTCCCTGGGGGAAGCCCGGGATCGCCTCCTGAAAGAGGCCGAAGAGCTGATTCGCTCGGATGCGGCCCGACTCGCCCAGAAGGTCGAGAGGGAATTCCGTGAAAACGCAGTCCGCAAGGCGCGAGAGGTCATGACCCTTGCAATCCAGAGATATGCGAACGACCACGTGGCGGAAACCAGCATATCGGTTGTCCCCATCCAGTCGGAAGATGTCAAGGGAAGAATTATCGGAAGAGAAGGCCGAAATATCCGGGCTTTTCAGCAGGCAACTGGTGTGGATCTCATCATTGACGACACTCCGGATGCGATTATCATCTCCGGGTTTGATCCCCACCGAAGGGAAGTGGCCCGCCTTGCACTTGAAAAACTTCTTCAGGACGGTCGGGTACATCCTGCCCGCATCGAAGAAGTTGTCGAAAAGATTCGCCGGGAATTGGACCAGACTTTACAGGAAGAGGCGGAGAAGGTTGCCTTTGACCTTGGAATTTCCGACATCCATCCGGAAATCCTGAAGCTGGTCGGCCGGTTGAAATTCAGGACCAGCTATGGACAGAACAATTTGCTTCACGCTCGGGAAGTCGCCTATTTGTGCTCGATGATGGCATCGGAACTCGGCCTGAACCCGAAGCTTGCGAAAAGAGCCGGTTTCTTGCATGACATAGGAAAATCCCTGACACACGAAGGGGAAGGATCGCACCCTCTTCTGGGGGCGGAAGCGGCAAAAAAATATGGCGAATCTCCGGAAGTGATTAACGCCATCCAGTCTCACCATGGAGATGTGGAGCCGATCTGTCTTGAGTCGATTCTGGTTGCGGCCTCCGATGCGATTTCTGCTGCCCGTCCGGGAGCAAGAAGAGAAAGTATGGACGCATATCTGAAAAGGCTTGAGAAGCTGGAGGGCATTGCGAACTCATTCAAGGGCGTCGAAAAGTCCTATGCCATCCAGGCAGGTCGGGAGATCCGAATCATTGTCCGCCAGGATGAAGTCAGCGATGAAGACCTGGCAGTCGTTTCCAGGGAAATCGCAAAAAAAATCGAGGCCGAACTCAAATACCCCGGGCAGATCAAGGTTACGGTTATCAGGGAGAACCGGATTGTCGAATACGCTCGCTGA
- the rsmA gene encoding 16S rRNA (adenine(1518)-N(6)/adenine(1519)-N(6))-dimethyltransferase RsmA, translated as MIFPLKKKRGSFEPLDTTEKRIRPHKSLGQNFLSDPALAFRIASMAREAPVFPCRIVEIGPGKGILSGYLATMTADLWLVERDRRLAEPLRTTFSGNSGVRILEADAMELSFGNDRSPYILVSNLPYNISVPLYLKFLASDFPPVFMVLMFQREVAKRLLARTTDPDYGHLSVVTSYLAQIRKRIDLAPGAFYPAPKVHSSVLTVLPLPVQDECTWAAISLSRKLFCYRRKSLGRALRTAFPGEESLADGTFFQSETDFFSRKVDSLSPEDFQELAASIRNHHLPFFDRMAQEGKELLKP; from the coding sequence ATCATCTTTCCTCTGAAAAAAAAGCGGGGCAGCTTCGAACCCCTCGATACAACGGAAAAACGAATCCGGCCCCACAAAAGCCTCGGACAAAACTTCCTTTCGGATCCTGCTCTGGCATTCCGCATCGCCTCCATGGCCAGGGAAGCGCCGGTTTTCCCCTGCCGCATTGTTGAGATCGGTCCGGGCAAAGGGATCCTGTCTGGATATCTGGCGACGATGACAGCGGATCTGTGGCTTGTCGAAAGGGACCGGCGATTGGCCGAGCCCCTGCGGACAACCTTTTCCGGAAACTCCGGCGTCAGGATCCTTGAAGCGGACGCAATGGAGCTTTCTTTTGGAAACGACCGGTCTCCCTATATCCTTGTCTCAAATCTCCCGTACAACATCTCTGTTCCCCTCTACCTCAAATTTCTCGCAAGCGATTTTCCTCCGGTGTTCATGGTATTAATGTTTCAGAGAGAAGTCGCCAAGAGACTGCTGGCCCGAACGACCGATCCTGACTACGGGCACCTCTCCGTCGTGACATCCTACCTGGCACAAATCCGGAAAAGAATCGACCTTGCGCCGGGGGCTTTTTATCCGGCTCCGAAGGTTCACTCTTCCGTCCTCACTGTTCTGCCTTTGCCCGTCCAGGATGAGTGCACATGGGCCGCGATCTCTCTTTCACGAAAACTTTTCTGCTACCGGCGCAAATCCCTTGGACGAGCTCTCCGGACCGCTTTTCCGGGGGAGGAGTCCCTGGCGGATGGAACGTTTTTCCAGTCCGAAACAGACTTTTTTTCCCGAAAAGTGGATTCCCTGAGTCCGGAAGACTTCCAGGAACTTGCCGCCAGCATCAGGAATCATCATCTTCCCTTTTTTGATAGAATGGCACAGGAAGGAAAGGAGTTACTGAAACCGTGA
- the xseB gene encoding exodeoxyribonuclease VII small subunit, translating into MARAKSESREQVLSPKSFEEKMARLEEIVRVLEGQDRPLEESMALFEEGMKLSNECRDILEKTEKKITVLLSREESETPFSEEEKTEERRQEPSPDV; encoded by the coding sequence TTGGCGAGAGCGAAATCGGAGTCCCGGGAGCAGGTTCTGTCTCCAAAAAGCTTCGAAGAAAAAATGGCTCGTCTTGAAGAGATTGTCCGTGTTCTTGAAGGTCAGGATCGTCCTCTGGAAGAATCCATGGCTCTTTTTGAGGAAGGGATGAAACTGTCCAACGAGTGCAGGGATATCCTCGAAAAGACCGAAAAGAAAATTACCGTGCTTCTTAGCCGTGAAGAAAGCGAAACTCCTTTTTCCGAAGAGGAAAAAACGGAAGAAAGACGTCAGGAACCATCCCCGGACGTCTGA
- a CDS encoding TIGR00282 family metallophosphoesterase, producing the protein MSNTLAEDRETSSRTLRLLCVGDVFGRPGRNALEKGIARLRDQAPLDAIIVNGENLAGGKGLNQKTANECFQMGVTSITTGNHLFDQKDVLDLLRKENRVLRPLNYSAECPGTGACIYVLPGGQTLGVINLIGRVFMSPSDCPFHAADRILEFWDRSDTRPDITVVDFHGEASGEKRAMGFHLDGRVHVLFGTHTHVQTNDLEILPAGTLYLTDVGLTGPRWSVIGVAPEAALKKYRTHVPAPFEVASGELLFCALLVEFQKSESGWAVTGSRLIREGNGTDEA; encoded by the coding sequence TTGTCGAATACGCTCGCTGAGGATCGTGAAACGTCCTCCCGGACTCTCCGTCTTCTTTGTGTCGGGGACGTGTTTGGAAGACCCGGCAGAAATGCCCTCGAAAAAGGAATCGCGCGGCTGCGTGACCAGGCCCCTCTCGATGCCATTATCGTTAACGGGGAAAATCTGGCGGGGGGAAAAGGTCTGAACCAGAAAACCGCGAACGAGTGTTTTCAGATGGGAGTCACGTCCATTACCACGGGGAACCATCTGTTTGACCAAAAGGATGTTCTGGACCTCCTCAGGAAAGAGAATCGCGTTCTCCGCCCCTTGAATTATTCGGCGGAATGTCCCGGAACGGGGGCCTGCATCTATGTCCTGCCCGGAGGACAGACGCTGGGTGTGATCAATTTGATCGGACGGGTTTTCATGTCTCCCTCCGATTGTCCTTTTCATGCGGCAGACAGGATCCTGGAATTTTGGGATCGATCGGATACTCGACCGGATATCACGGTTGTCGACTTTCATGGAGAGGCCAGCGGGGAAAAACGCGCCATGGGTTTTCATCTGGACGGACGGGTCCACGTGCTCTTCGGGACGCACACGCATGTTCAGACAAATGACCTGGAGATTCTTCCTGCAGGCACTCTCTATTTGACAGATGTCGGTCTCACCGGTCCCCGCTGGTCAGTCATTGGAGTGGCGCCGGAAGCCGCGTTGAAAAAATACCGGACGCATGTTCCCGCCCCTTTTGAGGTTGCTTCCGGAGAACTTCTGTTTTGTGCTCTTCTGGTTGAGTTTCAGAAATCGGAGTCCGGTTGGGCTGTCACCGGATCGAGGCTGATTCGGGAAGGGAACGGGACGGATGAGGCCTAG
- a CDS encoding energy transducer TonB, whose product MLFLKNPSARNALEAMLEAKKKPLTPAQMKKLAQEKKPVFIDLLDPSKVPLADQTVAPPLPKGYSLSGNLHSKDRMERKAAPASPEEQPAPRVPKVAKAPETAPKPVSRPHEARSSDLPGFRQVKKNVSSHRRETTAQRSEQVHPKQKTQKTAEVKPVPKTTPSPKKKPAMTTISRSQMQQILSQAALGTPFTHHLNLAQDMAPAYSDRSNDLNRIAANLEDETYSSYIKRIQERFETIGEYPVEAQQRGITGRALVTFVINEDGTLAAARLTESSGSRILDEEALRIVRVAAPYIPLPKSFHKKELTLTWAFIFYNGGFHVLQ is encoded by the coding sequence TTGCTGTTTCTCAAGAATCCGTCGGCAAGAAATGCCCTTGAAGCCATGCTTGAAGCCAAGAAAAAACCACTGACTCCTGCCCAGATGAAAAAATTGGCCCAGGAGAAAAAGCCGGTTTTCATCGACCTTCTGGATCCGTCAAAGGTTCCTCTTGCCGACCAGACGGTGGCGCCTCCCCTCCCGAAAGGATACTCCCTTTCCGGGAACCTCCATTCGAAGGACCGGATGGAGAGAAAGGCCGCCCCGGCGTCCCCCGAGGAGCAGCCGGCACCGAGGGTTCCAAAAGTGGCGAAAGCCCCTGAAACGGCCCCCAAACCTGTTTCAAGACCGCATGAAGCCCGATCTTCCGATCTTCCGGGGTTTCGGCAGGTGAAAAAAAACGTTTCTTCGCATCGGCGTGAAACGACAGCTCAACGGTCGGAACAGGTCCATCCCAAGCAGAAAACCCAGAAAACGGCAGAGGTCAAGCCTGTGCCGAAGACCACTCCGTCCCCGAAGAAGAAACCGGCGATGACCACGATTTCCCGCAGCCAGATGCAGCAGATCCTCTCCCAGGCGGCGCTGGGCACACCTTTCACTCATCACCTGAACCTGGCACAGGACATGGCTCCCGCTTATTCGGATCGTTCCAACGATCTGAACCGCATCGCGGCGAATCTTGAAGACGAGACGTATTCAAGTTACATCAAACGCATCCAGGAGCGGTTTGAGACAATTGGCGAGTATCCGGTGGAGGCCCAGCAAAGGGGAATTACCGGCCGGGCTTTGGTCACGTTCGTCATCAACGAGGACGGCACACTGGCGGCTGCCAGGCTCACAGAGAGTTCCGGATCCCGTATTCTGGACGAGGAGGCTCTCCGGATCGTCCGCGTTGCAGCGCCCTATATCCCCCTTCCCAAATCGTTTCACAAGAAGGAACTGACCCTGACCTGGGCCTTTATCTTCTACAACGGGGGGTTCCATGTTCTTCAGTAG